In a genomic window of Streptomyces noursei ATCC 11455:
- a CDS encoding PucR family transcriptional regulator, with protein sequence MSRKPGAPAEIAPIAASLLTRTEELGARMARHIRARVPYYRGDEHIPLTELAASCRRNCELVLQQLVDGRDGDMAPARETGRERARQGTPLAEVLHAYRVGSEILWSAIAAEARSAQGLTTETIMALAAWWVNGGLAASASDAYREEVSELVLQRERERSAMVEALFTGLLADRTPLWDAADVLGLPTGGPYVVVAAEVPGPGREALPGIEARLRAEQLRSAWRLLPDLQVGVVAVPHPEADGAVLRVLERSLAAHVGISPAYRDLRETPKALRLARLALTGARGRPTTGIARFDNSPAALLVAAAPDEAGRIARAALDGVLRLPADERDRLLETLECWFAAAGSTVAAAELLYCHRNTVRYRLRRLEELTGRSLRDPRAVADLAVALHGLRLSPGE encoded by the coding sequence ATGAGTCGCAAGCCCGGCGCACCCGCCGAAATCGCCCCGATAGCGGCTTCGTTGCTGACCCGCACCGAAGAACTGGGCGCACGGATGGCCCGTCACATCCGCGCCCGGGTGCCGTACTACCGGGGCGACGAACACATCCCCCTCACGGAGTTGGCCGCATCGTGTCGGCGCAACTGCGAGCTGGTGCTCCAGCAGCTGGTCGACGGCCGCGACGGGGACATGGCGCCGGCGCGCGAGACCGGCCGCGAACGGGCCCGCCAGGGAACCCCGTTGGCCGAGGTGCTGCACGCCTATCGCGTCGGTTCCGAGATCCTGTGGTCCGCGATCGCCGCCGAGGCCCGCTCCGCCCAGGGCCTCACCACCGAAACCATCATGGCCCTGGCCGCGTGGTGGGTGAACGGCGGTCTCGCCGCGTCGGCCAGCGACGCGTATCGCGAGGAGGTCTCCGAGCTGGTGCTGCAACGCGAGCGGGAGCGCTCGGCGATGGTCGAGGCGCTGTTCACCGGCCTGCTCGCCGACCGTACGCCCCTGTGGGACGCCGCCGATGTGCTCGGCCTGCCGACCGGTGGGCCGTATGTCGTGGTCGCCGCCGAGGTGCCCGGCCCCGGCCGGGAGGCGCTGCCCGGGATCGAGGCCCGCCTGCGCGCCGAACAACTGCGGTCGGCCTGGCGCCTGTTGCCGGACCTACAGGTCGGCGTGGTCGCCGTTCCGCATCCGGAGGCCGATGGCGCGGTGCTGCGCGTCCTGGAGCGGTCGCTCGCCGCCCATGTGGGCATCAGCCCCGCCTACCGCGACCTTCGGGAGACCCCCAAGGCGCTCCGGCTCGCCCGCCTGGCGCTCACCGGCGCACGCGGTCGACCCACCACCGGCATCGCGCGCTTCGACAACAGCCCGGCCGCCCTACTGGTGGCGGCGGCCCCGGACGAGGCCGGACGGATCGCCCGAGCCGCCCTGGACGGCGTACTGCGGCTACCGGCCGACGAGCGGGACCGCCTGCTGGAGACCCTGGAGTGCTGGTTCGCGGCGGCCGGTTCGACGGTCGCCGCGGCGGAGCTGCTGTACTGCCACCGCAACACCGTCCGCTACCGGCTGCGCCGACTGGAGGAGCTGACGGGGCGCTCACTGCGCGATCCCCGGGCGGTGGCCGACCTCGCCGTGGCCCTGCACGGACTGCGGCTGTCGCCCGGCGAATAG
- a CDS encoding TetR/AcrR family transcriptional regulator, which translates to MGERTESNQTAAAGRRPARGRPRDAERDRALLEATVQVLQENGYGGLTTAAVAKRARVSTATLYRRWRSKEDLVVGTAVRWASDLGPQPDTGSLEGDLAALLRDKADTLEGPGGRLLHVLIGESAHNEALARVLDTAIIEPVRDRSATVVRRAVDRGDIPPLENPQVLADLVVGSMVSRLFLTPDAAHRSATDGPSSGEAAIRELLPFLLRALGAQRG; encoded by the coding sequence GTGGGCGAACGTACCGAGAGCAATCAGACCGCCGCGGCCGGCCGGCGGCCCGCCCGTGGCCGCCCGCGGGACGCCGAACGCGACCGGGCCCTCCTGGAGGCCACCGTCCAGGTCCTCCAGGAGAACGGCTACGGCGGGCTGACCACGGCCGCGGTCGCCAAACGGGCCAGAGTCTCCACCGCGACCCTCTACCGCCGCTGGCGCTCCAAGGAGGACCTCGTCGTCGGCACCGCCGTGCGCTGGGCGAGCGACCTCGGCCCGCAGCCGGACACCGGCAGCCTCGAAGGCGATCTGGCCGCGCTGCTGCGCGACAAGGCCGACACGCTGGAGGGCCCCGGCGGACGGCTGTTGCACGTCCTGATCGGTGAGTCCGCACACAACGAAGCGCTGGCCCGCGTGCTGGACACCGCGATCATCGAGCCGGTCCGGGACCGGTCCGCCACTGTGGTGCGCCGCGCCGTCGACCGCGGCGACATCCCGCCGCTGGAGAATCCGCAGGTGCTGGCCGACCTCGTCGTGGGCTCGATGGTCAGCCGCCTGTTTCTGACCCCCGACGCGGCGCACCGGAGCGCCACGGACGGCCCCTCGTCCGGCGAGGCGGCGATCCGGGAACTGCTCCCGTTCCTGTTGCGCGCCCTGGGGGCGCAGCGGGGCTGA
- a CDS encoding aldehyde dehydrogenase family protein: MTTLASTPDLDAATVVDRLRTTFATRRTAATDWRRGQLTALRTLLTDHRDELLAALAADLGKGPEEGYRTEIGFTLNEIDHTLDHLDAWLAPRPAELPERLLPATAHTVREPLGVVLVIAPWNYPLQLALSPLVGALAAGNCAVVKPSELAPATSAALARLLPRYLDAEAVAVVEGAVPETTALLAQRFDHIFYTGNGAVGRIVMAAAARHLTPVTLELGGKSPVVVDPGVDLATTARRLVAGKFLNAGQTCVAPDYVLAVGHTAKDLEQHLAEAVREVYGADPAAVPEYGRIVNERHFDRLTALLDGGRTVIGGTHHRADRYLAPTVLADVSPDAPVMQEEIFGPILPIVAVPDLDAAITFINERDKPLALYAFTDSDETKHRLLTETSSGGLAFGLPVAHLTAPGLPFGGVGESGMGRYHGEYSLETFSHTKAVLDKPLG, from the coding sequence ATGACCACCCTCGCCTCCACCCCCGACCTGGACGCGGCCACCGTCGTCGACCGGCTGCGCACCACCTTCGCCACCCGCCGCACCGCCGCCACCGACTGGCGCCGCGGCCAGCTCACGGCCCTGCGCACCCTGCTCACCGACCACCGCGACGAGCTCCTCGCCGCGCTCGCCGCCGACCTCGGCAAGGGCCCCGAGGAGGGCTACCGCACCGAGATCGGCTTCACCCTCAACGAGATCGACCACACCCTCGACCACCTCGACGCGTGGCTGGCGCCCCGGCCCGCGGAGCTCCCCGAGCGGCTGCTCCCGGCGACCGCGCACACCGTCCGCGAGCCCCTCGGCGTCGTCCTGGTGATCGCGCCCTGGAACTATCCGCTCCAGCTCGCGCTCAGCCCGCTCGTCGGCGCGCTGGCCGCCGGCAACTGCGCCGTCGTCAAGCCCAGCGAGCTCGCCCCGGCGACCTCGGCCGCACTCGCCCGGCTGCTCCCCCGCTACCTGGACGCCGAGGCGGTGGCCGTCGTCGAGGGCGCCGTCCCGGAGACCACCGCACTGCTGGCCCAGCGCTTCGACCACATCTTCTACACCGGCAACGGCGCCGTCGGCCGGATCGTGATGGCCGCCGCCGCCCGCCATCTGACGCCGGTCACGCTGGAACTGGGCGGCAAGAGCCCCGTCGTCGTCGACCCGGGCGTGGACCTGGCCACCACCGCCCGGCGCCTGGTGGCCGGCAAGTTCCTCAACGCCGGCCAGACCTGCGTCGCCCCCGACTACGTGCTGGCCGTCGGCCACACCGCCAAGGACCTCGAACAACACCTCGCCGAGGCCGTACGCGAGGTCTACGGAGCGGATCCGGCAGCCGTCCCCGAGTACGGACGGATCGTCAACGAGCGCCACTTCGACCGGCTCACCGCGCTCCTCGACGGCGGCCGTACGGTCATCGGCGGCACCCACCACCGCGCCGACCGCTATCTGGCACCCACCGTCCTCGCCGACGTCTCCCCCGACGCCCCCGTGATGCAGGAGGAGATCTTCGGCCCTATCCTGCCGATCGTGGCGGTGCCCGATCTGGACGCGGCGATCACGTTCATCAACGAACGCGACAAGCCGCTCGCGCTGTACGCGTTCACCGACTCCGACGAGACCAAGCACCGACTGCTGACCGAGACCTCCTCCGGCGGCCTGGCCTTCGGCCTGCCGGTCGCCCATCTCACCGCGCCCGGCCTGCCGTTCGGCGGGGTGGGCGAGAGCGGCATGGGGCGCTACCACGGCGAGTACTCGTTGGAGACCTTCAGCCACACCAAGGCGGTGCTGGACAAGCCGCTGGGGTGA
- a CDS encoding heavy metal-binding domain-containing protein has translation MTATDPTAQGVPADAMRRLAELQPGKPGSIFTSDLSVNEFLLVREAGFRPLGLVLGSSIYHVGIQLGRWGKNQELTTLSQAMYHARELAMTRMEAEAAQLGADGIVGVRLSVEARDFGSDIAEFIAIGTAVKADAPAPGGNGSWRNAKGQPFTSDLSGQDFWTLVRAGYAPLGMVMGTCVYHIAHQKIGSMFSNIGRNVEIEPFTQALYDARELAMERMQREAEELHAEGIVGVQLNSHNHRWGGHTTEFFAIGTAVRPLREDHVIERPTMVLSLDG, from the coding sequence ATGACCGCCACCGACCCGACCGCCCAGGGCGTCCCGGCCGATGCGATGCGGCGGCTGGCCGAGCTCCAGCCGGGCAAGCCGGGGTCGATCTTCACCAGCGACCTGTCGGTCAACGAGTTCCTGCTCGTGCGCGAGGCCGGGTTCCGGCCGCTCGGCCTGGTGCTCGGCAGCTCCATCTACCACGTGGGCATCCAGCTGGGTCGCTGGGGGAAGAACCAGGAGCTCACCACCCTGAGCCAGGCCATGTACCACGCCCGGGAGTTGGCCATGACACGGATGGAGGCCGAGGCGGCGCAGCTGGGCGCCGACGGCATCGTGGGCGTGCGGCTCTCGGTCGAGGCGCGGGATTTTGGGAGTGACATCGCCGAGTTCATCGCCATCGGCACCGCGGTGAAGGCCGACGCGCCCGCGCCCGGCGGCAACGGCAGTTGGCGCAACGCCAAGGGCCAGCCGTTCACTTCGGATCTCAGCGGACAGGACTTCTGGACGCTGGTCCGCGCCGGGTACGCCCCGCTGGGCATGGTCATGGGCACCTGCGTCTACCACATCGCCCACCAGAAGATCGGCTCGATGTTCTCCAACATCGGCAGGAACGTGGAGATCGAGCCGTTCACGCAGGCCCTCTACGACGCGCGGGAGTTGGCGATGGAACGGATGCAGCGCGAGGCCGAGGAACTCCACGCGGAAGGCATCGTCGGCGTACAGCTCAACTCGCACAACCACCGCTGGGGCGGCCACACCACGGAGTTCTTCGCCATCGGCACCGCCGTGCGGCCGCTGCGCGAGGACCATGTCATCGAGCGTCCGACGATGGTTCTCAGCCTCGACGGCTGA
- a CDS encoding heavy metal-binding domain-containing protein — protein MSGEWTAGGLPPVAAARTAEARRRGTWSSALSTGEFTAIRSVGFEPVGQVLGTAVYHVAGGGSSWRYYDCGYGNASWSGRGSTPAPVAVSGQGAASKALVDVLLAARHAALARMTAECTALGGDGVVAADLTMAPFPSAPHCFEFQVIGTAVRAQGAVRPNRPFTTHLDGQGFAKLIAAGWVPVELLVGLAIGTRHDDWTTRRQNWFGAGNQEVTGWSQLVSATRHDARARIGEQAWHTGADGVVLGDSRLRIWREECVRARRRNSDSDQKDHVAEATLVGTAVAGFTVRQEPPRTLTMMSLDPNRRRARVT, from the coding sequence ATGAGCGGGGAGTGGACGGCAGGGGGGCTGCCTCCGGTGGCGGCGGCGCGTACGGCCGAGGCACGGCGGCGGGGCACGTGGTCCTCGGCGCTGTCGACGGGGGAGTTCACCGCGATCCGGTCCGTCGGCTTCGAGCCGGTCGGGCAGGTGCTGGGCACGGCCGTCTACCACGTGGCAGGTGGCGGGAGTTCCTGGCGCTACTACGACTGCGGCTACGGGAACGCCAGTTGGTCCGGGCGCGGCTCGACGCCCGCGCCGGTCGCCGTATCGGGTCAGGGAGCCGCCTCCAAGGCGTTGGTCGATGTGCTGCTGGCCGCTCGGCATGCGGCGCTCGCGCGGATGACGGCGGAATGCACGGCACTGGGCGGCGACGGCGTGGTGGCCGCCGACCTCACCATGGCGCCGTTCCCCTCCGCTCCGCACTGCTTCGAGTTCCAGGTGATAGGCACCGCCGTGCGGGCACAGGGTGCGGTGCGGCCCAATCGCCCCTTCACCACGCATCTGGACGGCCAGGGCTTCGCCAAGCTGATCGCCGCGGGCTGGGTGCCGGTCGAACTCCTGGTGGGGCTGGCCATCGGTACCCGCCACGACGACTGGACGACCCGGCGGCAGAACTGGTTCGGGGCCGGCAATCAGGAGGTCACCGGCTGGAGCCAACTGGTCTCGGCGACCCGCCATGACGCGCGGGCGCGGATCGGCGAGCAGGCGTGGCACACCGGAGCGGACGGCGTGGTGCTGGGCGACAGCCGCCTGCGGATCTGGCGCGAGGAGTGCGTCCGGGCGCGCCGCCGCAACAGCGACTCCGACCAGAAGGACCACGTCGCCGAGGCCACCTTGGTCGGCACCGCGGTGGCCGGATTCACCGTGCGCCAGGAGCCGCCGCGCACGCTGACCATGATGTCGCTGGATCCGAACCGCCGCCGCGCGCGTGTCACGTGA
- a CDS encoding PP2C family protein-serine/threonine phosphatase, with translation MRTSSAGRATLGRWCLRHLHFLPVLLLVGGALFDYATSPHVSAEAFYTAAPMTAAALLSLRATILAGIGACAADVALLTHFGLIGDSGGWSELAAVVTVSALAIVVNRLMHYSYARMQSARRIALAAQRAVLPQPPASIGPLRIAVRYQAAVKDAQIGGDLYGAQDTPYGVRCLVGDVRGKGLDAVKVVAVAMGAFREAAEEEPTLVGVAARLERALLRERRQRTGPEHIEGFVTAVLVEIPHRHDQLRLLNRGHPAPLVLHAGRVHTAEPSVPALPLGLAELGAGQDRTDTVPFPSGATLLLYTDGLNEARNRAGDFFDPTAGLTGVEFPGPDALLDALLSEVNRHSAGRITDDMALLAITRTPPSSDHGPRRHTHGER, from the coding sequence GTGAGGACGTCGAGCGCGGGGCGCGCCACGCTCGGGCGCTGGTGTCTGCGCCACCTTCACTTCCTTCCCGTCCTCCTGCTCGTCGGAGGTGCCCTCTTCGACTACGCCACCTCCCCGCACGTGAGTGCGGAAGCCTTCTACACAGCAGCGCCGATGACGGCTGCCGCGCTGCTGTCGCTCCGCGCGACCATCCTGGCGGGCATCGGCGCCTGTGCCGCCGATGTCGCGCTGCTCACCCACTTCGGCCTGATCGGGGATTCCGGTGGCTGGAGCGAGCTGGCGGCGGTCGTGACCGTCTCGGCCCTCGCCATCGTCGTCAACCGCCTCATGCACTACAGCTACGCGCGCATGCAGTCCGCACGCCGGATCGCCCTTGCCGCTCAGCGCGCGGTGCTGCCGCAGCCGCCGGCCTCGATCGGGCCGCTGCGGATCGCGGTGCGCTACCAGGCGGCCGTGAAGGACGCCCAGATCGGCGGCGACCTCTACGGCGCCCAGGACACTCCGTACGGCGTGCGGTGTCTGGTGGGCGATGTACGGGGCAAGGGCCTGGACGCGGTCAAGGTGGTGGCCGTGGCCATGGGCGCGTTCCGGGAGGCCGCCGAGGAGGAACCCACGCTCGTCGGGGTCGCGGCCAGACTGGAGCGGGCCCTGCTCCGGGAAAGGCGCCAGCGGACGGGACCCGAGCACATCGAGGGTTTCGTCACCGCCGTCCTCGTCGAGATCCCGCACCGCCACGACCAACTGCGGCTGCTCAACCGCGGCCACCCGGCCCCGCTGGTGCTGCACGCCGGCCGGGTGCACACCGCGGAACCGTCCGTACCGGCCCTTCCCCTGGGACTGGCGGAACTGGGCGCCGGCCAGGACCGGACCGACACCGTGCCCTTCCCCTCAGGGGCCACGCTCCTGCTGTACACCGACGGCCTGAACGAGGCGCGCAACCGCGCCGGAGACTTCTTCGACCCCACGGCCGGGCTGACCGGGGTCGAGTTCCCCGGGCCGGACGCGCTGCTCGACGCCCTCCTCAGCGAGGTGAACCGCCACTCCGCAGGCCGCATCACCGACGACATGGCGCTGCTCGCCATCACCCGCACACCACCTTCGTCGGACCACGGGCCACGACGGCACACACACGGCGAACGATAG
- a CDS encoding GNAT family N-acetyltransferase gives MTDLVESVESMEQLTVAWRALVLDRDEAADVRDLPGIAVRWADCRFPFWNCLTLTDVGADAALLGQRLGQAADIMRTKKRPGFLWLFEDLLDDGARRALETAAEQAGLRHAFPGWGMAGDLLPLPEPVHPELTFVRVTTDEHVQVYADLNSRGYGFPLATGRDGLAGSALWKNEAYAYLGMRGDVPVTCAGAVEAAGRLFVALVATDPEWQRRGYGEAVTRKALYEGARATGLTRATLHATAAGAPVYPRIGFTPNSPIHFYGLKA, from the coding sequence TTGACCGATCTTGTGGAGTCCGTCGAATCGATGGAACAGCTCACCGTGGCCTGGCGCGCCCTGGTGCTCGACCGCGACGAAGCCGCGGACGTGCGGGACCTTCCGGGCATCGCCGTGCGCTGGGCCGACTGTCGGTTCCCCTTCTGGAACTGCCTCACCCTCACGGATGTGGGCGCGGACGCGGCGCTCCTCGGACAACGCCTGGGCCAGGCAGCGGACATCATGCGCACGAAGAAGCGCCCCGGCTTCCTCTGGCTCTTCGAGGACCTGCTCGACGACGGGGCTCGCCGCGCGCTGGAGACCGCGGCGGAGCAGGCGGGGCTTCGGCACGCCTTCCCCGGTTGGGGCATGGCCGGGGACCTGCTCCCCCTCCCCGAGCCGGTCCACCCCGAGCTGACGTTCGTGCGGGTGACCACCGATGAGCATGTGCAGGTCTACGCGGACCTCAACTCGCGCGGCTACGGGTTCCCCTTGGCCACGGGCCGCGACGGTCTCGCCGGATCCGCGCTGTGGAAGAACGAGGCGTACGCCTACCTGGGCATGCGCGGCGACGTTCCGGTGACCTGCGCGGGAGCGGTCGAAGCAGCAGGCCGCCTGTTCGTCGCGCTGGTCGCGACGGACCCGGAGTGGCAGCGCCGGGGCTACGGCGAGGCGGTCACGCGCAAGGCACTGTACGAGGGCGCCCGGGCCACCGGACTGACCCGCGCCACCTTGCACGCGACCGCCGCCGGGGCCCCCGTGTACCCGCGCATCGGGTTCACACCGAACTCGCCGATCCACTTCTACGGCCTGAAAGCCTGA
- a CDS encoding esterase/lipase family protein has protein sequence MKLRWSRLLTTLPAVALAAGLSTSPVAAHPPATALPGKPLGLPLPASFSSAPRGPLGLPLLKSSATGTPRHAPWAAPASSGWNDFSCRPSARHPRPVVLVHGTLANAVDNWLGLAPYLVARGYCVFSLTYGQLPGLPLVGGLGPIDDSARQLAAFVDRVRAATDSRKVDIVGQSQGGMMPRVYMKFHGGRHKVHTLVGLAPDNHGTDLHGLATLVDIAPIKQTLHTLTPGLIQQKAGSPLLRRLNAGGDTLPGIHYTVIATKYDEVVTPLGSEFLHGPRVHNILIQHLCPVDVSMHASIGLIDRIAFHETANALDPAHAIPTTCVSALS, from the coding sequence ATGAAGCTGCGTTGGTCGCGACTGCTCACCACCCTGCCTGCGGTCGCCCTGGCCGCCGGTCTCAGCACCTCGCCCGTCGCCGCCCACCCGCCGGCCACCGCGCTTCCCGGCAAACCACTCGGGTTGCCCCTCCCGGCGTCCTTCTCCTCCGCCCCCCGCGGGCCGTTGGGGCTGCCCCTCCTCAAGTCATCCGCCACAGGCACCCCGCGCCACGCGCCGTGGGCGGCCCCCGCCAGCAGTGGCTGGAACGACTTCTCCTGCCGGCCCTCCGCCCGGCACCCCCGCCCGGTCGTCCTCGTCCACGGCACCCTCGCCAACGCCGTCGACAACTGGCTGGGCCTGGCGCCCTACTTGGTGGCCCGCGGCTACTGCGTCTTCTCCCTGACGTACGGCCAGTTGCCCGGCCTCCCCCTCGTCGGCGGGCTCGGACCGATCGACGACTCGGCCAGGCAGCTCGCCGCATTCGTCGACCGGGTGCGGGCCGCAACGGACTCGCGGAAGGTCGACATCGTCGGCCAGTCGCAGGGCGGCATGATGCCGCGGGTGTACATGAAGTTCCACGGCGGGCGCCACAAGGTGCACACACTGGTCGGACTGGCCCCCGACAACCACGGCACCGACCTGCACGGCCTGGCCACACTGGTGGACATCGCCCCGATCAAGCAGACCCTGCACACGCTCACCCCGGGGCTGATCCAGCAGAAGGCCGGCTCCCCGCTGCTGCGTCGCCTGAACGCCGGCGGCGACACCCTTCCCGGTATCCACTACACCGTCATCGCCACCAAGTACGACGAGGTCGTCACGCCCCTCGGCTCGGAGTTCCTGCACGGCCCCCGTGTCCACAACATTCTGATCCAGCACCTGTGCCCGGTCGACGTCTCCATGCACGCGAGCATCGGTCTGATCGACCGGATCGCCTTCCACGAGACCGCCAACGCGCTCGACCCGGCACACGCCATCCCCACCACCTGTGTCTCCGCCCTGAGCTGA
- a CDS encoding S53 family peptidase yields MACNAVARTDVKQQLSLRPHAAPSGYGPSDLQSAYNLPQSGGSGQTVAIIDANDDPNAEQDLATYRSQYGLPECTTANGCFQKVDQNGGSNYPAPDSGWAGEISLDVDMVSAACPQCHILLVEANSASMDDLGTAVNRAVAMGAKFVSNSYGGPEDSTDPTSDEQYFNHPGVAITVSSGDSGYGVEYPAASQYVTAVGGTSLQQDSSARGWSESVWGTSAGGEGAGSGCSQYDNKPAWQQDSGCANRTVADVASVADPATGLAVYDTYQASGWNVYGGTSASAPFIAGVYALAGTPGASDTPASYPYTHTSALNDVTNGANGSCSPSYLCTAGDGYDGPTGLGTPNGTAAFTK; encoded by the coding sequence ATGGCCTGCAACGCGGTGGCCCGCACGGACGTCAAACAGCAGCTGTCCCTCCGGCCGCACGCCGCCCCCTCCGGCTACGGCCCCAGCGACCTGCAGAGCGCGTACAATCTGCCCCAGTCGGGCGGCTCAGGCCAGACGGTGGCGATCATCGACGCCAACGACGACCCCAATGCCGAGCAGGACCTGGCGACGTACCGCTCCCAGTACGGCCTGCCCGAATGCACCACCGCCAACGGGTGCTTCCAGAAGGTGGACCAGAACGGCGGCAGCAACTACCCGGCGCCGGACTCGGGTTGGGCCGGTGAGATATCCCTCGACGTCGACATGGTCAGCGCCGCCTGCCCGCAGTGCCACATCCTGCTGGTCGAGGCGAACAGCGCCAGCATGGACGACCTGGGGACGGCGGTGAACCGCGCCGTCGCCATGGGCGCCAAGTTCGTCTCCAACAGCTACGGCGGTCCCGAGGACTCCACCGACCCCACCTCCGACGAGCAGTACTTCAACCACCCGGGCGTCGCCATCACCGTCAGCTCCGGTGACAGCGGCTACGGCGTCGAGTACCCGGCGGCCTCGCAGTACGTCACCGCGGTCGGCGGCACCTCACTCCAGCAGGACAGCAGTGCCCGCGGCTGGAGCGAGTCGGTCTGGGGCACCAGTGCGGGTGGCGAGGGCGCCGGCTCCGGCTGTTCCCAGTACGACAACAAACCTGCCTGGCAGCAGGACTCCGGGTGCGCCAACCGCACCGTCGCGGACGTCGCCTCGGTCGCCGACCCGGCCACCGGCCTCGCGGTCTACGACACCTACCAGGCCAGCGGCTGGAACGTCTACGGCGGCACCAGCGCCTCGGCCCCCTTCATCGCCGGCGTCTACGCCCTCGCGGGCACCCCGGGCGCGAGCGACACCCCCGCCTCCTACCCGTACACCCACACCTCCGCGCTGAACGACGTCACCAACGGCGCCAACGGCTCCTGCTCCCCGTCGTACCTCTGCACCGCCGGCGACGGCTACGACGGCCCGACCGGCCTCGGCACCCCGAACGGCACCGCGGCCTTCACCAAGTGA
- a CDS encoding DivIVA domain-containing protein, with product MVFSRKARESDGGFGFALVRRGYDRGQVDAYIERLSQAAPPAGPPAFDLVRRGYDRGQVDARIEELRARSTAGE from the coding sequence ATGGTGTTCTCACGCAAGGCGAGGGAGTCGGACGGCGGTTTCGGATTCGCTCTGGTGCGGCGGGGCTACGACCGCGGACAGGTCGACGCGTACATCGAGCGGCTGTCCCAGGCCGCGCCGCCGGCCGGGCCGCCGGCGTTCGACCTGGTGCGGCGGGGTTACGACCGGGGGCAGGTCGACGCCCGCATCGAGGAGCTGCGGGCCCGCAGCACAGCCGGAGAATAG
- a CDS encoding YncE family protein, producing the protein MQQSPRAGREGDVLAVVSQSGPTVSFFDAASDRHLDTLEVPAEPHELCFDPTQRLLWCTTTYHSGYYHDNSGRRTEVVVIDPDTRSVVEVVDLAPEHGPHGLALDTERHRLYVSVEGSADRPGGVVVIDTRTRRPTGRIDTDAPGPHWFAVDPTGRTGYATNKEAPFVSVVNLERGVLAAKVEVPGSEGLALSVDGAHVFVASPYAGRFFSAAEERTATGIRVIDARTASVVDTLPMGNVVLPLHMTSTGKLLAGEAHMEPDPDSGLGRQAPGRLKVFSADTRKELGEVEVGLLPLTITSSPDGRLAYVAGVVSSTVDIVDLETLECLARLDIAKLGAPGAHGLAYIPRPA; encoded by the coding sequence GTGCAACAGTCCCCCCGCGCCGGTCGGGAAGGCGATGTGCTGGCCGTGGTCAGCCAGAGCGGGCCGACGGTGTCGTTCTTCGACGCCGCCTCGGACCGACACCTCGACACATTGGAAGTCCCCGCCGAGCCGCACGAGCTGTGTTTCGACCCGACGCAGCGACTGCTGTGGTGCACCACGACCTACCACTCGGGCTACTACCACGACAACAGCGGCCGACGCACCGAGGTGGTCGTCATCGATCCCGACACGCGGAGCGTCGTCGAGGTCGTCGACCTCGCCCCCGAACACGGCCCGCACGGACTGGCGTTGGACACCGAACGCCACCGCCTCTACGTCAGCGTGGAGGGCTCCGCGGACCGCCCCGGCGGCGTCGTGGTGATCGACACGCGGACACGTCGTCCCACGGGCAGGATCGACACCGACGCGCCCGGCCCGCACTGGTTCGCCGTCGACCCGACGGGAAGGACGGGTTACGCCACCAACAAGGAGGCGCCGTTCGTCTCGGTCGTCAACCTCGAACGGGGAGTCCTCGCCGCGAAGGTCGAGGTGCCGGGGAGCGAGGGACTGGCCCTGTCCGTCGACGGTGCCCACGTCTTCGTGGCCTCGCCCTACGCCGGTCGCTTCTTCAGCGCTGCCGAGGAGCGGACGGCCACGGGAATCCGGGTCATCGACGCCCGCACGGCCTCCGTCGTCGACACGCTGCCCATGGGGAACGTCGTCCTGCCGCTGCACATGACGTCGACGGGCAAGCTGCTCGCCGGCGAGGCACACATGGAACCCGACCCGGACTCCGGACTCGGGCGCCAGGCACCGGGTCGCCTCAAGGTGTTCTCCGCCGACACCCGCAAGGAACTGGGCGAGGTCGAGGTGGGGCTCCTGCCGCTGACGATCACGTCGTCGCCCGATGGCCGGCTCGCCTATGTGGCGGGCGTCGTCTCCTCCACCGTCGACATCGTCGACCTGGAAACGCTGGAGTGCCTGGCCCGGCTGGACATCGCCAAGCTCGGCGCCCCCGGCGCGCACGGCCTGGCGTACATCCCGCGTCCGGCCTGA